In a single window of the Raphanus sativus cultivar WK10039 chromosome 9, ASM80110v3, whole genome shotgun sequence genome:
- the LOC108826552 gene encoding kunitz trypsin inhibitor 4-like, with product MNPMFYFLLALTAVLAATANAAGPVLDVNGDLIFGGSSYYVLPAIWGPGGGGLTLSSLGDKQCPLYIQKEDSEVERGLPVKFSNWRLKVPFVPESENLNIEMDVAATICVQSTYWWVAPSNLPIMTFWIAAGPKPDHGEDSSRSFFQIKRTGEFHNGYKITFCSGDGACDDVGIARDGNGVGRLAVGSEPFAFVFVKASEAETSPKTMSII from the coding sequence ATGAATCCTATGTTCTACTTCCTTCTTGCCCTAACAGCTGTTTTGGCTGCCACCGCAAACGCCGCCGGGCCAGTTCTTGACGTAAATGGTGATCTCATATTCGGCGGCAGTAGCTACTACGTTCTCCCTGCCATCTGGGGCCCTGGAGGTGGCGGCCTGACTCTCTCCTCCCTTGGTGACAAGCAATgtccactttatatccagaagGAAGATTCAGAGGTCGAAAGGGGCCTTCCCGTAAAGTTCTCAAACTGGAGGCTTAAAGTTCCGTTCGTTCCCGAATCAGAGAACCTCAACATCGAGATGGATGTTGCAGCTACGATCTGCGTCCAGTCAACCTACTGGTGGGTTGCTCCGTCTAACTTGCCCATTATGACATTTTGGATAGCGGCTGGCCCTAAGCCAGACCATGGAGAAGATTCTTCAAGGAGTTTCTTCCAGATCAAGAGAACTGGAGAGTTTCATAACGGCTACAAAATTACGTTTTGTTCTGGAGATGGGGCTTGCGACGATGTTGGGATCGCTAGGGACGGAAATGGCGTTGGGCGTTTGGCTGTAGGCTCTGAGCCATTTGCGTTTGTGTTCGTGAAAGCTAGTGAGGCAGAGACTTCGCCCAAGACTATGTCTATTATCTGA
- the LOC108826582 gene encoding kunitz trypsin inhibitor 4-like translates to MNPVFYFLLGLTAVLAVTANAGGPVLDTDGDFILDSGSYYVLPIFSGGGLTLAPRGGNRCPLYIGQEYSDVNKGIPVKFSNCRSKYGFVLELVNLNIEMDVKATICFQSTYWWVAESDMAIKKFFIVSGPKPKPGDDSSKSFFQIKKTKYFHNGYTIAFCPNDNDCIDVGIFVDEYGVWRLALSPTPFPVVFVKAIGIETSSKTMSERN, encoded by the coding sequence ATGAACCCAGTGTTTTACTTCCTTCTTGGCTTAACTGCTGTTTTGGCCGTGACCGCTAACGCAGGGGGACCAGTTCTCGACACTGATGGTGATTTCATACTCGACAGCGGCAGTTACTACGTTCTCCCCATCTTCTCCGGTGGCGGTTTGACTCTCGCCCCCCGTGGTGGCAACCGATGTCCCCTCTATATCGGACAAGAATATTCAGATGTCAACAAGGGTATTCCCGTAAAATTCTCAAACTGTAGGTCAAAATATGGGTTTGTTCTCGAGCTGGTTAATCTCAACATCGAGATGGATGTTAAAGCTACGATCTGTTTTCAGTCTACTTATTGGTGGGTTGCTGAGTCCGACATGGCCATTAAGAAGTTCTTCATAGTTTCTGGTCCTAAGCCAAAACCTGGAGACGATTCGTCCAAGAGTTTCTTTCagatcaagaaaacaaaatattttcataacgGCTACACCATTGCGTTTTGTCCAAACGATAACGATTGCATCGATGTCGGGATATTTGTGGATGAATATGGCGTTTGGCGTTTGGCTTTAAGCCCTACGCCATTCCCGGTTGTGTTCGTGAAAGCTATTGGTATAGAGACTTCGTCCAAGACTATGTCTGAGAGAAACTaa